A region from the Terriglobia bacterium genome encodes:
- a CDS encoding ABC transporter ATP-binding protein, which produces MIGLRGVSRVYHVGGRPVHALRDVDLEIAAGAYVSVMGPSGSGKSTLLNVLGCLDRPTAGSYVLDGQEVAKLDERALSRVRRHKIGFVFQAFHLVPRMTAASNVELPMMFAGVDRSLRARRVDEALRSVGLSGRAHHRPDQLSGGERQRVAIARAVVMGPSILLADEPTGNLDTVSGAEVVGLLERMNAGGLTLIVVSHDPSIGRRASRQVRLADGAVEAGDGTAPGSAP; this is translated from the coding sequence GTGATCGGCCTCCGCGGAGTATCGCGGGTGTACCACGTTGGCGGGCGCCCGGTGCACGCCCTCCGCGACGTGGATCTCGAGATCGCCGCGGGCGCGTACGTTTCGGTCATGGGTCCTTCCGGCTCCGGGAAGTCCACCCTTCTGAACGTCCTCGGCTGCCTCGACCGGCCGACCGCCGGCTCGTACGTCCTAGACGGGCAGGAAGTCGCGAAGCTCGACGAGCGGGCGCTGTCGAGGGTCCGCCGGCACAAGATCGGCTTCGTGTTCCAGGCGTTCCACCTCGTGCCGCGGATGACCGCCGCCTCGAACGTCGAGCTTCCCATGATGTTCGCGGGGGTCGACCGCTCCCTGCGCGCGCGGCGCGTCGATGAAGCGCTCCGATCGGTGGGGCTTTCCGGGCGCGCCCATCACCGCCCCGACCAGCTCTCCGGAGGGGAGCGGCAGCGGGTCGCGATCGCGCGGGCCGTGGTGATGGGCCCTTCGATCCTCCTCGCCGACGAGCCCACGGGAAACCTCGACACCGTCTCGGGGGCCGAGGTGGTCGGTCTCCTCGAGCGCATGAACGCGGGGGGGCTCACCCTCATCGTCGTGTCCCACGATCCTTCCATCGGCCGCCGGGCGAGCCGCCAGGTCCGTCTCGCCGACGGCGCGGTCGAAGCGGGGGACGGGACGGCCCCGGGATCGGCGCCGTGA
- a CDS encoding tetratricopeptide repeat protein, which yields MSLEIRGWRATLLAAVLLAAATFAVYLPSLGNGFIDSYDDADYVTNNPVVERGLTAEGLVWAFTRWHSANWHPLTWISHMVDCAMYGLDPWGHHLTSLLLHAANAVLLLLLLDRATGRTWRSAAVAGLFAVHPLHVESVAWVAERKDVLSAFFALLAALAYVGWTRERGRGRYALVVGLYALALMSKPMVVTLPFVLVLLDDWPLGRMGPTGKGTTLARALVPRLREKAPLLALAALSCVITYQVQLAAGAVTFLESLPFPARLANALLAYVRYAGLMVVPTDLAVLYPYPDAGIPPSEVLGSAAAILAATALAIRFGRRLPYLPVGWFWYLGTLVPVIGLVQVGLQSIANRYTYLPLVGLFLIVVWGAADLAERIPSRARTPALAVSAVAAMLALGGAARVETRYFRDSIVLFERTLAITSNNAHAQYNLGAALARRGDVDQAIAHYREAVRIDPGLAASWSSLGGALLEQGKAREAIAPIEESLRLNPRAAKAQYNFGLALADLGRTDEAVARYGEALRLLPEFPEAHYSLAVIRLRQGKWDAAIGEFSAALRSKPEFAEASLGLGSALVGAGRPAEGLAHLSEAVRLKPADGRYRFELARAKALVGDFAGALGDAREARRLGYEVSPALLAEIEARAKAPR from the coding sequence GTGAGCCTCGAGATCCGCGGGTGGCGCGCGACGCTCCTGGCCGCGGTGCTCCTTGCGGCGGCGACGTTCGCGGTCTACCTCCCCTCTCTCGGCAACGGGTTCATCGACTCGTACGACGACGCCGACTACGTCACGAACAACCCGGTGGTAGAGAGGGGGCTGACCGCGGAAGGCCTCGTCTGGGCGTTCACGCGCTGGCACTCGGCCAACTGGCATCCCCTCACCTGGATCTCCCACATGGTCGATTGCGCGATGTACGGCCTCGACCCGTGGGGCCACCATCTCACGAGCCTCCTCCTCCACGCCGCCAACGCGGTCCTCTTGCTGCTCCTCCTCGACCGCGCCACCGGGCGCACGTGGCGGAGCGCGGCCGTCGCGGGCCTGTTCGCGGTCCACCCCCTCCACGTCGAGTCGGTGGCCTGGGTGGCCGAGCGCAAGGACGTCCTGAGCGCGTTCTTCGCGCTCCTCGCTGCGCTGGCGTACGTCGGTTGGACCCGTGAGCGCGGGCGCGGTCGCTACGCGCTGGTCGTCGGGCTCTACGCCCTGGCGCTGATGTCGAAGCCGATGGTGGTCACGCTCCCGTTCGTCCTCGTCCTCCTCGACGACTGGCCCCTCGGGAGGATGGGGCCGACCGGGAAGGGAACCACGCTCGCGCGAGCGCTCGTTCCCCGCCTCCGGGAGAAGGCGCCGCTCCTCGCGCTGGCGGCGCTGTCTTGCGTCATCACCTACCAGGTCCAGCTGGCGGCGGGTGCCGTGACCTTCCTCGAGAGCCTGCCGTTCCCGGCCCGACTCGCCAACGCCCTCCTTGCGTACGTCCGGTACGCCGGCCTGATGGTGGTGCCGACCGACCTCGCGGTGCTCTACCCCTACCCGGACGCGGGCATCCCGCCCTCTGAGGTGCTCGGCTCGGCGGCGGCGATCTTGGCCGCGACGGCCCTCGCGATCCGGTTCGGTCGCCGGCTCCCGTACCTGCCGGTCGGCTGGTTCTGGTACCTCGGTACCCTCGTGCCCGTGATCGGCCTCGTCCAGGTCGGGCTCCAGTCCATCGCGAACCGGTACACCTACCTCCCGCTGGTCGGCCTGTTCCTGATCGTGGTGTGGGGAGCGGCGGACCTCGCCGAGCGCATCCCGAGTCGAGCGCGGACGCCCGCGCTGGCCGTCTCCGCTGTCGCCGCGATGCTCGCGCTCGGCGGAGCGGCGCGAGTCGAGACCCGGTACTTCAGGGACAGCATCGTCCTCTTCGAGAGGACGCTTGCGATCACCTCGAACAACGCCCACGCCCAATACAACCTGGGAGCCGCCCTGGCGCGGCGGGGCGACGTCGACCAGGCCATCGCCCACTATCGCGAAGCAGTGCGCATCGATCCGGGCCTCGCCGCGTCCTGGAGCAGCCTGGGCGGCGCGCTCCTCGAGCAGGGCAAGGCCCGGGAGGCGATCGCTCCGATCGAGGAGTCGCTCCGCCTGAACCCCCGGGCCGCGAAGGCGCAGTACAACTTCGGGTTGGCGCTGGCCGACCTCGGGAGGACGGACGAAGCGGTCGCCCGATACGGCGAGGCGCTGAGGCTCCTTCCGGAGTTTCCGGAGGCGCACTACAGCCTCGCGGTGATCCGGCTCCGCCAGGGGAAGTGGGACGCCGCGATCGGCGAGTTCTCCGCCGCCCTTCGCTCGAAGCCCGAATTCGCGGAGGCGAGCCTCGGCCTCGGCAGCGCCCTCGTCGGGGCCGGCCGGCCCGCGGAGGGACTGGCGCACCTTTCCGAAGCCGTTCGGTTGAAGCCGGCCGACGGGAGGTACCGCTTCGAGCTCGCGCGCGCGAAGGCGCTCGTGGGGGACTTCGCCGGGGCGCTGGGCGACGCCCGAGAGGCCCGGCGCCTGGGTTACGAGGTGTCGCCTGCGCTCCTGGCCGAGATCGAGGCCAGGGCCAAGGCCCCGCGATAG
- a CDS encoding ABC transporter permease has translation MGLGDLLRFAGGALLGHRLRTGLSLLGVAIGVAAVTVLTSLGEGARLYVTGEFASLGSNLLILVPGKTETTGVAPILGGTVHELTLEDVEALPRRIPLVRRVAPLSVGTATARAGERSREITVVGTTREMLGVRHLRIGVGRYLPDVEASRAPRVCVLGAKVQRELYPERNPLGELLRIGDERYRVIGVMVPRGTSLGIDLDEAVHVPVVPVMKLFNRRGLFRALLEISSHDRIEEAKGEVLRVLKERHDGIEDVTVFTQDAVLATFGRILWVLTAALAGIAAISLSVAGIGIMNVMLVSVSERTREVGLLKALGATEGQILRAFLAEAALISGSGGAVGLAAGFAGNRLLMALYPAFLLTPPEWAVAGAVAVSLLVGTVFGALPARRASRLDPVAALAGR, from the coding sequence TTGGGCCTCGGCGACCTCCTCCGGTTCGCGGGCGGCGCCCTCCTGGGCCACCGATTGAGGACCGGCCTCTCGCTGCTGGGCGTCGCGATCGGCGTCGCGGCCGTCACGGTCCTCACCAGCCTCGGCGAGGGGGCGAGGCTCTACGTGACCGGCGAGTTCGCCTCGCTCGGGAGCAATCTCCTGATCCTCGTTCCGGGGAAGACCGAGACCACCGGGGTCGCGCCGATCCTCGGCGGAACGGTCCACGAGCTGACGCTCGAGGACGTGGAGGCGCTCCCCCGCCGGATCCCGCTGGTGCGACGGGTCGCGCCGCTCTCGGTGGGAACGGCCACCGCGCGCGCGGGGGAGCGGAGCCGCGAGATCACGGTGGTCGGCACCACCCGGGAGATGCTCGGAGTCCGCCACCTGAGGATCGGGGTGGGCCGCTACCTACCGGACGTCGAGGCGTCCCGCGCGCCCCGGGTGTGCGTCCTCGGAGCCAAGGTCCAGCGGGAGCTCTACCCCGAGCGAAATCCGCTGGGGGAGCTGCTCCGGATCGGCGACGAGCGCTACCGGGTGATCGGGGTCATGGTGCCGCGCGGGACCTCGCTCGGCATCGACCTCGACGAGGCCGTCCACGTCCCCGTGGTGCCCGTGATGAAGTTGTTCAACCGGCGGGGGCTCTTCCGGGCGCTGCTCGAGATCTCGTCCCATGACCGGATCGAGGAGGCCAAGGGGGAGGTCCTCCGCGTCCTCAAAGAGCGCCACGACGGGATCGAGGACGTGACCGTGTTCACCCAGGACGCCGTTCTCGCCACGTTCGGGCGAATCCTGTGGGTCTTGACGGCGGCGCTCGCGGGGATCGCGGCGATCTCCCTCTCGGTCGCCGGCATCGGGATCATGAACGTGATGCTCGTGTCGGTCAGCGAGCGGACCCGAGAGGTGGGGCTCCTGAAGGCCCTGGGAGCGACGGAGGGACAGATCTTGCGCGCCTTCCTCGCGGAGGCCGCGCTGATCTCGGGCTCGGGCGGAGCGGTCGGCCTCGCCGCGGGATTTGCCGGCAATCGCCTCCTCATGGCGCTCTACCCCGCCTTTCTCCTGACGCCTCCCGAGTGGGCGGTCGCGGGGGCCGTCGCGGTCTCGCTCCTGGTCGGGACCGTGTTCGGAGCGCTCCCCGCGCGGCGGGCGTCGCGGCTCGATCCGGTGGCCGCGCTGGCCGGGAGGTGA
- a CDS encoding ABC transporter permease yields MLGILIGIASVILLTSIGEGARSYIVSEFTQFGANTLAIQPGKIKTTGIPGSVVGTVRKLTLDDAQALLRVRGVEKYVALSMGMARVEARERGRSVFVYGVTPDVPDVWKFRIRQGRFLPAGDPSRAASVAVLGPTLKREIFGETNALGEHVRIGGRRFVVIGVMEPKGRFLNFDLDDTAYVPVASAQRLFNRDDLVEIDVLFSSRMDATPVVAGIRRALMGRHGGEEDFTIVTQTEMLDVLGRVIGIVGFAVAGIGAISLLVGSIGILTMMWITVNERTLEIGLVKALGAEPGQILTLFLLEASALSLSGGLLGVAAGLGIARLLRWAVPGLPVVTPLRFVAAALAASIAVGLLSGVLPARRAAALEPCDALRAE; encoded by the coding sequence ATGCTCGGGATCCTGATCGGCATCGCCTCGGTCATCCTCCTCACGTCGATCGGGGAGGGCGCGCGGTCGTACATCGTCTCCGAGTTCACCCAGTTCGGGGCGAACACGCTCGCGATCCAGCCGGGTAAGATCAAGACTACGGGAATCCCCGGCTCGGTGGTGGGCACCGTCCGCAAGCTGACCCTGGACGACGCCCAAGCGCTCCTCCGCGTTCGCGGCGTCGAGAAGTACGTGGCGCTCTCCATGGGTATGGCGCGGGTCGAGGCGAGGGAGAGAGGGCGGAGCGTGTTCGTGTACGGGGTGACTCCGGACGTCCCGGACGTGTGGAAGTTCCGGATACGGCAGGGACGATTCCTCCCGGCCGGAGATCCGTCCCGGGCGGCTTCGGTGGCGGTCCTCGGGCCGACGTTGAAGCGGGAGATCTTCGGCGAGACCAACGCTCTGGGCGAGCACGTGAGGATCGGCGGCCGGCGCTTCGTAGTCATCGGCGTGATGGAGCCGAAGGGGCGCTTCCTCAACTTCGACTTGGACGACACCGCGTACGTCCCGGTGGCCTCGGCCCAGCGCCTCTTCAACCGGGACGACCTCGTCGAGATCGACGTCCTGTTCTCGAGCCGCATGGACGCGACGCCCGTGGTCGCCGGGATCCGAAGGGCCCTGATGGGGCGCCACGGCGGGGAGGAGGACTTCACCATCGTCACGCAGACCGAGATGCTCGACGTCCTCGGCCGGGTGATCGGGATCGTCGGCTTCGCCGTCGCGGGGATCGGGGCGATCTCCCTCCTCGTCGGCTCGATCGGGATCCTGACCATGATGTGGATCACCGTGAACGAGCGAACGCTCGAGATCGGTCTCGTCAAGGCTCTCGGCGCCGAGCCGGGTCAGATCCTGACACTGTTCCTCCTGGAGGCCTCGGCCCTGTCTCTCTCGGGCGGTCTCCTCGGCGTCGCCGCCGGGCTGGGCATCGCGCGCCTGCTGAGGTGGGCGGTGCCCGGTCTGCCGGTCGTGACCCCGCTCCGGTTCGTCGCGGCCGCGCTCGCGGCCAGCATCGCGGTGGGGCTCCTGAGCGGCGTCCTCCCCGCCCGCCGCGCCGCGGCCCTCGAACCATGCGACGCGCTGCGGGCGGAATGA